In one Nomascus leucogenys isolate Asia chromosome 13, Asia_NLE_v1, whole genome shotgun sequence genomic region, the following are encoded:
- the LOC101178035 gene encoding uncharacterized protein LOC101178035 isoform X1 → MPLNTCLEQAAPGLAEHPPFPGLQRTALPLPFSSPQARPPPSQIFWCQWRKERGRQLQPAQCGEGPEPGHWLHSPWVKGLSLAVISLSSSTLHGTWHTQASWKRPQEFRPGSSKRNGQVGGASRAHRRPLWHTCAQRPVWAAKRRGVWREGLRATSQSGPLEGGLARRALGEAPVGVCFLTPGSERWPPSLQAPRARLSQLLGAQSSAHLAPSVARASAGRSSVRRTSAHIMAPGFSLVLSVPGASRSGPPPPATIGHTWPSAPTPAPNAARPSSTGRRSHPLLRAHRGEALRVRQVLRPPVHAAGAPARTQVSGPSSARNVAAASAACPRCWSTGTHTSARSPSSVRSATSVSRVWPT, encoded by the exons ATGCCCCTCAACACATGCCTTGAACAGGCTGCTCCAGGCCTGGCAGAACACCCTCCCTTTCCAGGCCTGCAGAGGACGGCCCTGCCACTGCCCTTTTCCTCCCCACAGGCCAGGCCACCACCAAGCCAGATCTTCTGGTGCCagtggagaaaggagagaggcagGCAGCTGCAGCCTGCCCAGTGTGGAGAGGGGCCAGAGCCCGGGCACTG GCTTCACTCTCCTTGGGTGAAgggactgagtcttgctgtgatATCCCTCTCCTCCAGCACCTTACACGGTACCTGGCAT ACACAGGCCAGCTGGAAACGCCCCCAGGAGTTCCGTCCTGGATCAAGCAAGAGGAATGGGCAAGTGGGAGGAGCCAGCAGGGCCCACAGGAGACCACTGTGGCACACCTGTGCTCAG AGACCTGTCTGGGCCGCAAAGAGAAGAGGAGTCTGGAGGGAGGGTCTGAGGGCCACTAGCCAGTCTGGGCCGCTGGAGGGGGGCCTGGCAAGGAGGGCTCTTGGGGAAGCACCTGTGGGGGTCTGCTTCCTGACCCCAGGGAGCGAGAGgtggcctccctccctccaggccccccGAGCCAGGCTGAGCCAGCTGTTAGGGGCACAGAGCAGTGCCCACCTTGCGCCCAGTGTGGCCAGAGCCTCGGCCGGAAGGAGCTCAGTGCGCCGCACCAGTGCGCATATCATGGCCCCTGGCTTTTCGCTGGTGCTCAGTGTCCCAGGAGCGTCGCGCAGCGGGCCACCCCCGCCAGCCACCATCGGGCACACGTGGCCGAGCGCACCTACACCTGCGCCCAATGCGGCAAGACCGTCGTCCACCGGTCGACGCTCACACCCACTACTGCGCGCACATCGGGGAGAAGCCCTACGAGTGCGCCAAGTGCTTCGGCCGCCTGTCCACGCTGCTGGAGCACCGGCACGCACACAGGTGAGCGGCCCTTCCAGTGCGCGCAATGTGGCTGCTGCTTCAGCCGCCTGTCCACGCTGCTGGAGCACCGGCACACACACATCAGCGAGAAGCCCTTCCAGTGTGCGCAGTGCGACGAGCGTTTCACGCGTCTGGCCAACCTGA
- the LOC101178035 gene encoding uncharacterized protein LOC101178035 isoform X2, which translates to MPLNTCLEQAAPGLAEHPPFPGLQRTALPLPFSSPQARPPPSQIFWCQWRKERGRQLQPAQCGEGPEPGHWLHSPWVKGLSLAVISLSSSTLHGTWHTQASWKRPQEFRPGSSKRNGQVGGASRAHRRPLWHTCAQRPVWAAKRRGVWREGLRATSQSGPLEGGLARRALGEAPVGVCFLTPGSERWPPSLQAPRARLSQLLGAQSSAHLAPSVARASAGRSSVRRTSAHIMAPGFSLVLSVPGASRSGPPPPATIGHTWPSAPTPAPNAARPSSTGRRSHPLLRAHRGEALRVRQVLRPPVHAAGAPARTQVPMISGEM; encoded by the exons ATGCCCCTCAACACATGCCTTGAACAGGCTGCTCCAGGCCTGGCAGAACACCCTCCCTTTCCAGGCCTGCAGAGGACGGCCCTGCCACTGCCCTTTTCCTCCCCACAGGCCAGGCCACCACCAAGCCAGATCTTCTGGTGCCagtggagaaaggagagaggcagGCAGCTGCAGCCTGCCCAGTGTGGAGAGGGGCCAGAGCCCGGGCACTG GCTTCACTCTCCTTGGGTGAAgggactgagtcttgctgtgatATCCCTCTCCTCCAGCACCTTACACGGTACCTGGCAT ACACAGGCCAGCTGGAAACGCCCCCAGGAGTTCCGTCCTGGATCAAGCAAGAGGAATGGGCAAGTGGGAGGAGCCAGCAGGGCCCACAGGAGACCACTGTGGCACACCTGTGCTCAG AGACCTGTCTGGGCCGCAAAGAGAAGAGGAGTCTGGAGGGAGGGTCTGAGGGCCACTAGCCAGTCTGGGCCGCTGGAGGGGGGCCTGGCAAGGAGGGCTCTTGGGGAAGCACCTGTGGGGGTCTGCTTCCTGACCCCAGGGAGCGAGAGgtggcctccctccctccaggccccccGAGCCAGGCTGAGCCAGCTGTTAGGGGCACAGAGCAGTGCCCACCTTGCGCCCAGTGTGGCCAGAGCCTCGGCCGGAAGGAGCTCAGTGCGCCGCACCAGTGCGCATATCATGGCCCCTGGCTTTTCGCTGGTGCTCAGTGTCCCAGGAGCGTCGCGCAGCGGGCCACCCCCGCCAGCCACCATCGGGCACACGTGGCCGAGCGCACCTACACCTGCGCCCAATGCGGCAAGACCGTCGTCCACCGGTCGACGCTCACACCCACTACTGCGCGCACATCGGGGAGAAGCCCTACGAGTGCGCCAAGTGCTTCGGCCGCCTGTCCACGCTGCTGGAGCACCGGCACGCACACAG gttcccatgatCAGTGGTGAAATGTAG